The Candidatus Dadabacteria bacterium genomic interval AGCGCAGGCGTGATAGTGACTCGCGGCAAGTCACTTCAAGATAGCTTGGTCAAAATTGTGGCTGACTGCGCTTCACGCTACAACATCAGAGGATTTGAGGACTTATCCGTATTCGGAGTAAGTCCGACAAAACGACAACGTGACATGGTGAAAACCACAGGTGATGATTTCATAAAAGATTGGGCGCCTGTTTTCGTACGGGATAAATTTGGAAGGGCTACGACACACTGGGACAAGCTGCAGGACCGTATTGAAAGAGGTGTTGGAAATCCATGCCCGCTACTTCTCATAGGAATTCCGGCATCCGTAGTATACGAGGGAGAATTATAGTGAGCGAAGACCAAGAGAAATCTGACGGGCGGACGGAAATTATCCCACCCATACCTGACACACCAGAGAACGTAGCCAAGGCTATTATGATGAATAAGCCTAAGAAGGAATGGGATTACCTAAAGCGAAATCAGGCACGGAAATTTGGAGTTGGAAGAAAAGAGAAGTGAAATAGGAGTTCGGATGAGTATATCTTTCCAACGCATTATTCCACCCCGTTTTCCAAAAACATCTCGTAGCGGAAACAGGCTGAACCGTGAAAATCAGAAACGCTGTAAAGGTCCGGCTGCGCCTCAAAACATTTTCCTTCCGCATACTCGCAGCGGTTGTTGAACCTGCACCCTTCGGGGAACTCGCCCGGAGATGGAATCGTACCCCTGATCGAGTGAAGCTCCTCGCCCGCCGACTGGCCGGGAATCGAATTTATAAGCCCTATGGTGTAGGGATGCGCGGGGGCGGAAAAAAGCTGCTCAACGCTTCCCTGCTCAACCACCTTCCCCGCGTAAAGAACGTAGATGTCGTCGGCAACGTTTGAGATAACCCCGAGGTCATGGGATATAAGCATGACCGCCATCCCCATCCTGTCCCGAAGACTTTTTATAAGGGACAAAATCCCCGCCTGGATGGTCACGTCAAGGGCGGTCGTCGGCTCATCGGCTATCAGCAGTTCGGGGCTGCAAGCAAGGGCCATCGCGATCATTACCCTCTGGCACATTCCCCCGCTCAGCTCGTGCGGGTAGCTCGAGTATCTCTCCGCGGGAGAGGGAATGCCGACTGTGTCGAGCAGATCAACTACTCTTCTCTTTTCCTCTTTTCTCGAGACGTTCTCGTGAACCCTTATGACCTCGCCTATCTGGTCCCCCACGGTGTAAACGGGATTAAGGGAACTCATCGGTTCCTGGAATATCATGGAGATCCTGTTTCCGCGGTAATGCCTGAGTTCCCGCTCGGTGAGCGAAAGGAGGTTTTCTCCCTTGTATATAACTTCCCCCGAGTTCACCCTGGCAGGCGGCACGGGCAGAAGCCCCATGACGGAAAGAGCGGTGAGGGTTTTTCCGCAGCCGCTTTCCCCTACGACCCCGACTATCCTCCCCTCTCCTA includes:
- a CDS encoding ABC transporter ATP-binding protein encodes the protein MLEIKNLNVSFPSEGGELEVLGDVSLSIGEGRIVGVVGESGCGKTLTALSVMGLLPVPPARVNSGEVIYKGENLLSLTERELRHYRGNRISMIFQEPMSSLNPVYTVGDQIGEVIRVHENVSRKEEKRRVVDLLDTVGIPSPAERYSSYPHELSGGMCQRVMIAMALACSPELLIADEPTTALDVTIQAGILSLIKSLRDRMGMAVMLISHDLGVISNVADDIYVLYAGKVVEQGSVEQLFSAPAHPYTIGLINSIPGQSAGEELHSIRGTIPSPGEFPEGCRFNNRCEYAEGKCFEAQPDLYSVSDFHGSACFRYEMFLENGVE